One segment of Streptomyces sp. NA02950 DNA contains the following:
- a CDS encoding globin domain-containing protein: MLSPKSAETVRATLPAVGEAIGTITDLFYRRMFEAHPELLRHLFNRGNQAAGTQRQALAGAFAAFATTLVAQPEVRPDALLERIAHKHASLGVSPAQYAIVHRHLSAAIAEVLGDAVTADVAAAWDEVYWLMANALIEIERRLYAQQGTLAGGTWRPWTVVARVQETPEVVTFRIRPADDRPAPVFRAGQYVSVQVELADGARQIRQYSLTNAPGSTVRSFAVKRVHEGQGPVGEVSGHLHDQVRVGDVISVSAPYGDVVLDTTHRDTPLLLVSAGIGCTPMVAMLEDLVDRGHQGPVTVVHADRSAARHALRVDQERLVTKLAQGDAHFWYERPEGDWPEARTGLVDLSGVTVPEDAQVYLCGPLPFMRAVRAQLLERGVRPSAVHYEVFGPDLWLATQD; this comes from the coding sequence ATGCTCTCCCCGAAGTCGGCTGAGACCGTCCGCGCCACGCTGCCCGCCGTCGGCGAGGCGATCGGCACCATCACCGACCTCTTCTACCGGAGGATGTTCGAGGCCCACCCCGAGCTGCTGCGGCATCTGTTCAACCGGGGCAACCAGGCCGCGGGGACACAGCGCCAGGCCCTGGCGGGGGCCTTCGCCGCGTTCGCCACCACCCTGGTGGCACAGCCCGAAGTCCGCCCCGACGCGCTGCTGGAACGGATCGCGCACAAGCACGCCTCGCTCGGGGTGTCACCCGCGCAGTATGCGATCGTGCACCGCCATCTGTCCGCCGCCATCGCGGAGGTGCTCGGCGACGCGGTCACCGCGGACGTGGCCGCCGCCTGGGACGAGGTCTACTGGCTGATGGCCAACGCCCTCATCGAGATCGAACGACGGCTGTACGCACAGCAGGGCACGCTGGCCGGAGGCACCTGGCGCCCGTGGACGGTGGTGGCACGGGTCCAGGAGACACCGGAGGTGGTCACCTTCCGGATCCGGCCCGCGGACGACCGCCCGGCCCCGGTGTTCCGGGCCGGACAATATGTGTCCGTCCAGGTCGAACTGGCCGACGGAGCACGGCAGATACGCCAGTACAGCCTGACCAACGCACCCGGTTCGACGGTGCGCTCCTTCGCCGTCAAGCGGGTGCACGAGGGGCAGGGACCGGTGGGCGAGGTCTCCGGCCATCTGCACGACCAGGTCCGGGTGGGCGACGTGATCAGCGTCTCGGCTCCGTACGGCGACGTCGTGCTCGACACCACGCACAGGGACACCCCGCTGCTGCTGGTCTCGGCGGGCATCGGATGCACCCCGATGGTCGCCATGCTGGAGGACCTGGTGGACCGGGGGCACCAGGGCCCGGTGACCGTCGTCCACGCCGACCGCTCCGCCGCCCGCCACGCGCTGCGCGTCGATCAGGAACGGCTGGTCACCAAACTGGCCCAGGGCGATGCCCACTTCTGGTACGAGCGACCGGAGGGCGACTGGCCGGAGGCGCGTACCGGCCTGGTGGACCTGTCCGGCGTCACGGTCCCCGAGGACGCGCAGGTCTATCTGTGCGGACCGCTGCCCTTCATGCGGGCCGTACGCGCCCAGTTGCTGGAGCGGGGCGTACGGCCCTCCGCCGTCCACTACGAGGTGTTCGGCCCCGATCTCTGGCTGGCCACGCAGGACTGA
- a CDS encoding class I SAM-dependent methyltransferase yields MTPTTAVGVALRAKQLDDWTTEFLAEHQKATVLHLACGLDTRVQRLDPPSSVHWDRRRLPGRRRAAPTAAHGAVGRLREGRLLGDRRGVAA; encoded by the coding sequence ATGACGCCCACGACGGCGGTGGGCGTGGCACTGCGGGCCAAACAGCTCGACGACTGGACCACCGAGTTCCTGGCGGAGCATCAGAAGGCCACCGTGCTGCATCTGGCCTGCGGCCTGGACACCCGGGTCCAGCGGCTCGATCCCCCGTCGTCGGTGCACTGGGATCGACGTCGACTTCCCGGACGTCGTCGAGCCGCGCCGACGGCCGCTCACGGAGCCGTCGGGCGGCTACGAGAGGGTCGCCTCCTCGGTGACCGACGAGGCGTGGCTGCGTGA